The Methylocaldum marinum genome includes the window TATCCATGTCGGGATGCACCGAAATCACCGGCTTGCTCATGATTTCGTAGACGTTGACCCGGTCCGGAGCCCGGTCTTTCGCCAATACGTGCCGAGCAATATCACCGGCGGTAATCAAGCCGTATTCGTCGTCATCGTGCCGCTTGTTGACCACCAGCACCGAGGTTCGCATCGATTTCATTTTCTTCAAGGCTTCGCTGATGGTGGCGATGCCGTCGATGGTTCCGAAATCGGTCTTCATCACGTCCCGGACCCGGATAATGGGTTTCTTATCCATCAGAGCTCCTCCTCGACGATGCGGGTTAAGGTTTCCACCTGATGCGTGATCCCTACGGCGTCTTCCACATCGACTTGAAGTGCGATTCCAGTGCCGGGCCTTTCGTCGAATTCGCCCGCTCGCGCGATGGCTTCCAGGATATGTCGAGTCAGATGCTCCTCGACCAGGAACAGCAGCACGTCTCTTTGGCTTTCCAGGCTCATCCCGAAAAATGTTTTCTCTCGCTTGAGTCCTTCGCCGCGGGCATTGGCGATGATGGTGGCGCCGGTCGCGCCATGTGCACGGGCAGTTTTCAGGATGAGATCGGTTTTCTCGTCTTCGACGAAGACGATGATCAGTTTGAAGCGCATATGAGGCTACCTTAGTCGTTGTCGGTCGCTTGATTTCGCTGGCTCCACCACATGGCGACCTGGGCATAACCAAGCACGTTAATTATAGGGATCAGGCAGGTGAACGCAATCAGCCCAAAACCGTCGAGCAAGGGATTGCGGCCGGGAACGGCGGCGGCCAGACCCAATCCGAGTGCGGTAACAATGGGCACTGTCACGGTCGACGAGGCCACATTGCCGGAATCGAACGCGAGTCCGGCGATGAGCTTGGGAGCGAATGCGGTTTGAACAGCCACTATGGCATACCCCGTAAGGATGTAAGCGTACAGCGGAGCGCCGGTAACGATCCTGAATGTACCGAGCGCCAGTCCGCAACCTACGCCCAAGGCGACGGCAAGACGCAGCGGTAAGGCTTTGATGCTTCCGGCTGAAATCTCCGATGCCTTGACAGCAACGGCGATTAGGGTGGGTTCGGCCATGGCTGTGGCGAACCCAATACTCCCGGCGAACAGATAGACCCAGATATAGCCGTACCAGTGAACACGATCGGGATCGTGCTCGTCACCGAGAAATTGCGGCGCGGTCAGCTGTTGCGCCATCAGCTCGCCAATAGGAAACAGCGCCATTTTTAGACCCGAAAGAAACAGGGCGATTCCCAGCATGACGTAGAAAAAGCCCGCGACAATCCGGCCCGGATGGGACAAGGGTTTTCGCAAGACCAGAAACTGGAAAACCAGTAGTATCCCGATGATCGGGGCTACGGAGCGCAATGTCTCCAGCAGGGTGGTTCCGAATTCGTGCAGCCACTCGTTCATGCAAATATCCCGTATCCCATGACGAAGATCATAGACATCAAGGCCGCCAGGGCGATCAATCCGAAGCCGTCACTTACAGGATTGCGGCCGGGGATGGAAGAAGAGAGGCCAACGCCGAGTGCAGTCACCAGAGGCACGGTAATGGTGGAGGTGGTGATGCCGCCGGAATCGTAGGCGATGCCGATGATTTCGGGCGGCGCGAAAATCGTCATGATCGCAACGCCCAGGTAGCCTGCAATGATAACATACGGGAGCGGCCAGCCGCGAATGATGCGGATTGAGCTGATAATCAGCGCGCAGCCCACGGCCAGGGCGACCGTGAGGCGAAGGCCGAGAGCGTATGATTTGCGGGCTTCTTCCGACGCGGTGACGGCTCCGTTGTCGGCGGCGATGCGGGCTGCTTCGTCGGCGACGGCAATAAGGGCAGGCTCGGCCACGGTGGCGCCGAAGCCCAGGGCGAAAACGAACACCAGCATCCAAAATAGGCTGCCTTTGCGGACGAACGCATGGGCCATGCTTTCGCCCAGCGGGAACAGCCCCAGTTTCAAGCCCTGCATAAAGAAGGTCAGACCCACAACGACCAGCAGCATGCCGGCGACGAATTGGCCGGTTTCCGGAATCGGCTGCTGTATGACCAGGATTTGAAAGAACAGGATGACTGCCAATACCGGCACCAGGTCCAGTGCGCTGGTGAACAACTGCCGAAAGAAGCGGCTATGCCAAACCCGTTCGATGAAAGGAAATTTTGACCCCATAAGTACGATCGTGAATTTTGCTCGATATGGATGGGTGGAAGTGCGACCGCATTACTGGCAACCTGGCGATCGCGCATGCCCCAACTCTGCGGAAATCGCCTCTTCCAGGTCGTTTCGAACCGACGAGGTCGAGAGGCTTTGCGCGAGTAGTGCACTCAGGGTGGAATAGCCTAATCATCGGCCATTTTGACCGTGCTGTGCAAGGGGGCTGTCACACTGGCGGCACATTAAGCCGGTATAATGCTTAACCCAAATAGCGATGATTGAACGCGTGCCGGACTTGACCGCCGATATATTTTTCCGGTTCTCTAGGTGTTGTTTCCCCATACGAGTTCGCCGAATCGCCACATCGGGAGAATATGTTCCATGGAATACCCGGTACACGGATTCTTCCTCAACCTTTTGATCATTCTCCTGAGCGCGCGCATGTTCGCCGAACTGGCGGCGCTGGCGCGGGTGCCTCCCGTGGTCGGGGAACTCTTGGCCGGCGTCGTTTTGGGGCCGACGGCGCTGGGTTGGATCGAACCGAGCCAGACCATTCGTATGCTGGCCGAAATCGGCATCATTTTGCTGTTGTTCGAGGCGGGCCTCGAAACCGACATCCGCCAGTTGGCGCGCGCCGGCTTCAAATCCTCGATCGTGGCGATCTGCGGCTTCGCCTTGCCGTTCGTCTTCGGCTTTCTCGTAAGCCATGAAGTTTTCCAACGCCCGATGCTCGAATCCCTGTTCATCGGCGGAACCCTGACTGCCACCAGCATCGGCATCACCATACGGGTGCTGACCGATTTGCACCAGAGGCAGTCGCATGAAGCGCAACTGGTGCTCGGGGCCGCGGTAATCGACGATATTCTGGGCGTGGTCCTGCTCGCGATTCTCTACGAGTTTTCCATCGGCGGCGGCATCAGTTATGTAAACGCCGGTAGGGTGCTGCTGTTCATCGCCATATTTTTTCTGCTGGCTCCGATTTGCGCCAAGCTCATATCGCTGGTGATCCGGCGCTTCGACGAATTCAGCCAAACGCCGGGGCTGATTCCCACCACCGTCGTGTCCCTGGTTCTGTTTTTCGCCTGGTTGTCCCATGAAATCGGCGCACCCGAACTGCTCGGCGGATTCGCGGCGGGACTCGCCCTGTCCCGGCGGTTTTTTCTGCCGTTCGGTCTGGCCGTACACGCCGGTTCCGAATTCGCCGAACGCATCGACAACCAGATGCGCCCCATAATTTATCTGTTCGTGCCGATTTTTTTCGTGATGGTCGGGCTGTCGCTGAATCTCCGAACCATCGATTGGACGTCGCCGTTCATCTGGGTGTTCTCGCTGTCCCTGATCGGCGCGGCAATTGCGGGCAAGCTGTTCAGCGCGCTGTTCATCAGCGAGCGCTGGGTGACGCGTTTTGCCGTGGGGCTGGCGATGATTCCGCGCGGCGAGGTGGGGCTCATTTTTGCGGAACTGGGGCGTACGTCGAATATCTTGAGCAATGAAATCTATGCCGCCTTGATCATCGTCATCGCGTTTACCACCATCTTCGCACCGCTGCTGCTTAAAGGGTATTACAACGTGCTCGGGTCTAGGCTTGCGGCAGAACCGGTTCGTCGACGGTAAATCCCGAGCCTTGCCCCGCGACGGGCGGTTTCCGTCAGCCGAGAGGCCGCGAAGCAGGCCGGCCGCCTTCGGTGACCGGCAGGCCGGCATGAAGCGATAGCCATTTCAAAATATCTTCGCGCCGGACCAATCCGAGGACCTGCCCGTCTTTCAGCACCGGCAGCTGATTCACGTCACGCTTGCCGAAAAGGTCCAGCGCGGCGGCCGCATCCTGCTCGGGCGTAAGCGTCACCAATTCGTGCCTAGGCGTCATGATATCGCCGACAGTCGTGGTCCTCCACGCGTCGCGCGGGCGCTTCGGCAGGTCGCGCAGGCAGATCATCCCGATGAACCGGCCGCGTTCCTCGACCGGGAACGCGCGCTGTCCGCTCGGCATTACATGATCGTCCACCAGCTCCTGCAGAGACAACTGCGGTGAAACCGGCTCGAACCGAGTGTGCATGAGACGTATTACGGGAACGTCTTCCAGCCATTGATGAACCAGCAGCTGGCGATAGCTCACCACGGCCGCGTTATTGAGAAACCAGCCGATCAGCGCGATCCACAGACCGTTGATGAAACCGGCCCCGAAAATAGGTACCCGTAATCCCAGAATCATGAGAAAGCCAGACGCCATCAAGATCCAGGCAAACCCTTGCCCGACCGCCGAGGCGCGGCGCGTGGCGGTCAACAGGTCGCCGGTGGCGCCCCAGAGTGCGGCGCGCAAAATCCGCCCGCCGTCGAGCGGGAAGCCGGGAACCAGATTGAACAGGCCGAGAATGATGTTGATGGGGCCGAGCCATATGAGCAGGCTGACCGCGGGACCGAGCGCGGCAAACGATTCTTGCGGGTTGTCCGGATCGATTTCCACGGGGCCGACGACGATCTTGGCCAGTCCCAGAAAAAGGAATCCGAGTACCAGGCTGGTGATCGGTCCTATTGCCGCCATATACAATTCCGCGCGCCACGACGGCGGTTCCTTTTCCATGTGCGCCATCCCGCCGAACATGAACAATGTAATGCGCGGAATCGGAATCCCGTTGGCGCGGCCGACCACGGCATGGGACAGCTCGTGCAGCAGTACCGAACCGAAGAACAGCACGGCTGCGGTGATGGCCGTCGCCCAGATCAGCAGCGCACTCCAGTCGGGGTGCCAGGCCGGGAACAAGCCGGCGCCCAGGCTCAAGGAGATGAGCGAGAAGATGATGAGCAGGCTCCAGTCGACCCGGATTTCGATACCTGCAACGCGCCCCAGGCGCAAAGCCGTTCGTTCTCCCATGGCGATTCTCCGTTCAGTAGGTCGGGCGATCGATAATCCTTTGACAATTTCGGGCGGCATATTAACCCGGCCTAAACATATAAGCCGGGTGAGTCAGGGCCGAGGACGTGCGAAAATCTCATCCCGATTCTTTGGATGCTTCCCTTACCGCGGGTTCCCGGCTCGTCTGTCCGCTCCGAAAAGCCTCCGAATAGCCGACGGAGTCCCGCGTGCTGGCTCCGCAAGAGATGACGAACTGCATGCCTTCTTCGACGGTCCAGTCGGTGGGTGTCACCTGCGAAAGCGGCACGATTTCCATGTAACCCGACGTGGGATTCGGAGCGGTGGGCATGTAAACCACCGCGAGCTCCTCGCCGGTTTCGGTATCGCGCACGATGCGGGTTACAAAGGCAACGGCCCGCATCTTCTCGGTGGGATAATTGATCAGAACCACGCGCTGGATTTGTTCGGGCTGGGCCTGAAAAGCCATGAGCAGCCGTTTGGTGGAACCGTAGATCGCTTTCAGTACCGGTATCTTGTCCAGCAGCAATTCGAATCCGATCAGTATTTGCCGCCCGATCACCCGGCTCGTCAGCCAGCCCAGCAAGAACAGCAGGACCAGCGTGATCAGCAAGGCGATCACCGAATCGATCCAGCCGTTGACCATCGAGTCCGCCAGTTTGGGAGAGAGCGCGTAAATGGCTTTGTAAAGGGCGGGTATCCAGGGCCTCCCGAAGGCGATCAGCTTGGCGAGGATGAAGTCGAAAACCAGCCAGGTCAGCAGAATCGGTGCAAGCACGATGAGTCCGGCGAGAATGTTTCTCTGTATGTGATCGAAGAAAGACAGTCGTCGTTTGCTTTTCATGTCGGTACGATCGTGCGGAGTCTTGCGTGCTTCGAATTCTTTGAGGTTGGCCGGATCCGAAAAATTCGGCGGGCGGTCGGCGGATACGGCCGATATTTCGTTTTTCCATTTCTAATGGATCGAAGGGACGCGGTCCAGTTTTTTGGAAGACTGCGGCCCGCGGAAGTGGGACAGTCGTCCGCAGCCGTTTCCGGGCGCGGCTCGAGCCGGTTTATTAGTACATTATGGAATTATTATGCTTTCGTCCCTGTCCTAGGCGTATCATAGAATCGATCGGCAGGGCGGCTTGATCGTTCGGTCCGATGGGCCGACTGCTTTTTTTATCCCAGGTGCTCCCCGTCCCAAGAATGGAGTTTCGAAAACGGCTGGTCATGCGCCTGTAGAACAACGACAAAGTGCAGGAGAGTTTATGCAAGGTCCAGTCGATCGTTCGCGCCGTCGTTTTCTGTTCCAGACCGGAGCCGGTGTGCTGGCCGCGGCGAGCCTACCGGCATGGCTGCGCGCCATGGAGATGCACGGCATGCCCAAATTGGCGCCCAATCGGGCGTCGCCCGACTTCAAGCCCGATGTCGAGATCGAATTGGCCGCCCGTCAAGGCGCCATATCCATTCCGCCGGGTCAGCTCACTCGGGTGCAGCACTACACGGGCAAGTTGCTGAGTGGCCCGAAGGATACGCTGACCGAGCTGCCGAGTAGCTATCTCGGGCCGCTCATCCGCCTGCATAAAGGCCAGAAGGTCCGCATTCATCTCCGCAACGACCTGATGGAACCGTCCATCACCCATTGGCACGGACTCCACGTTCCCGCGCTGATGGACGGTCACCCGATGTACATCATCGACCCCGGCGAGACTTTCGTCTATGAATTCGAGGTGATCAACCGGGCGAGTCTTTACTTCTATCATCCGCATCCGCATGAAATTACCGCGAGGCAGGTGTACTACGGTCTGGCCGGCGGCCTGATCGTAAACGACGAAGAAGAGGCGAGACTCGAACTGCCGTCCGGGGAGTACGAGATTCCCGTCGTGCTTCAGGACCGCCGGTTCAACGCTCAAAACCAGTTGATTTACGGTCCGCACATGCACGACCGGATGATGGGATTCTACGGCGACCGCATCCTGGTCAACGGCCTGCCGAATGCCGAGTTCGAAGTGGCCAGCCGTGCCTACCGTCTGCGCTTCCTCAACGGCTCAAACGCCCGCATTTACAAGCTGGGCTGGAGCGACGGCACGCCGGTGACCGTGATCGGCGTCGACGGCGGACTCCTGGAGTCGCCGGAAACTTTCCCTTACGTGATGCTGGCGCCCGGCGAGCGTCTCGATGTCTGGGCGGATTTCAGCGGCCGACCCAAGGGCTCTGAGTTGACGATGCGCAGCCTGCCGTTCTCCGGCGTGCTGCCGATGATGGCGGAGCACATGATGGGACGTGGCGGAAGGCGAGGCATGGGCGGCGGCATGATGGGAGGCATGGGCATGATGGGCGCAATGGGCTTGCCCGTAGGCAGCGATTATCCCCTGTTCAAGATCCGCGTCACCCGCGAGACCGGCGAGAGCCCCAGGTTACCGAGCCGGCTGGCGAAGTTCGACCGTTATACGCTGGACGATGTCGCCAACCCTGGCAAGCCCGTGCCGATCGCCATTTCGGAGTCCCCGATGGCGATGCTGCTCAACGGCCGCTCCTATGCCTTCAACGATATTCAGCCGTTCGAGCGGATTCCGATCGATACCGTACAGCTCATGGAAATCTTCCATACTCATGGCGGACACGGCATGCGAGGCCGCATGATGGGCATGATGGGCGGTCGCGGCAGCGGTGACCAGTCAGAAGGGCAGGGTATGGGTATGATGGGCGGCATGGGGATGATGTTTTCCATGGCGCACCCGATTCACTTGCACGGCGACCAGTTCCAGGTCATCAGCCGCACCGTCAGCGGCCAGAGAGCGGACGGCTATGCGACGGTAAAGGAAGGATTGGTCAGCAGCGGCTGGAAGGATACCGTGCTGGTCATGCCCGGAGAGACCGTACGCATGATTAAGCCGTTCCATCATTTCAGGGGCGTATTCATGTATCACTGCCATAACCTCGAACATGAGGACATGGGCATGATGCGGGATTTCCTGATCGAGTAGCCTGTTCGAATTTCCCTCGTTGTAGGGTGGGTTAGGCGCGCATAGCGCCGAGTCCGCAAAGTTCCCTCTGTGTTTCCGTGCGCCGTAACCCACCAGGCAAAGCCGCGGAACCGGTGGGCTTCGCTTCGTTCTACCCACCATCGATGGGTTTCGCTTCGCTCTACCCATCCTACGCCTACGCCGGAAACATGAGGCGGAATCTTATTTTCGGTCCAACCCGAGGCCGGCGATCCTTCGCCGACGCCTGTCCCTCTAGTCGGCCCCCAGCCGCTTTCCGTCGACTTCGATCAGGCGGTCCAAGCGAATCTCCAATCCGCTCTTCAACTTCAGGAACTCTTCCTTGTCCCTGGCGTAAATATCCTCGATGCAGTCCTCGACGGTAACGGGATTGCCGGACGCGTCCCGGTAAGTGATCGGACACGTACGGCGTCTCACCGCGAGCGTTTCCAGTTCGTCGTGGAAATCGCAGCTGATGGGTTGGTAATGATCCGTCACCGGAATCGCTCAATGATGGGTATAGTCATGGAAGGATTTTTGAAAGAGCGGCGTCAGGGTTTCCCACAACACTTCGCTTCCTTGGGCGATGAAATACGAGTCGCCGGGAGCCAGATATGAGACGGTTCCCGCTGAATCCGTAATTTTGAGCACCCCGTGAATGACTTGCATGTGCTCGTCGAATGGGAAGACGATCCGGATCCTGGCCTGACCGATTTGCTCGAAAATCCCGTGCACGGTCGTGTCGTCCGGAAGAGGCGACGCGTCGAACCGCATCTTGATGGTCGGATTGCCCTTCAATACCGTTCCGCCTAGTGTCGGTATCTGGGAAGTGACATCCACGAAATCGGAATCATCGACGATCCGTCCCATCTTGTAGATCATTACGCCGGTGTTCGAGGTGTTGGAGCCGTGAACGTCCCCAGTCGTGTCTGTAGTGCCGGCCCAGCCATGGCCGGCATAAAGGATCGAAGCGGAAACCACGGCAATCGCAAGACGCGAAATGGATTCTTGAGATTTCATCGATACCCTCCCTGAGTATTCTTCGATTACTGTTGAGAAGAACCAGCGGCTTCCTTCGGAAGAAGGAACGCGGTGGAAGGGTATATATCTCAAAAGGACTTGTCCGGCAAGCGGACGTCCGGGCGATCTGAGCCGCGTGAATGAACGATCGCCGACTCGGCCGATTCGCGGATATGCGGGTTACTTGTCCGCGTGGTCGACGTAGATCAGGTGATCGGTCGCAAATCCGAGCGCTTCGGCTTTCGTGACCAGTTGGTGTAGTACAGAGGAATCCAGTGTCTTGTCTCTCGCCAATATCCACAAATAGGATCGGGTGGGGCCGGAAACGAGGGCGTAGGCGTAGTTCTCCTTGTCCAGCTCGATAATGTTATAGCCGCCGTAAAACGGCCCGAAAAACGAAACCTTCAGCCGGCCGATATCCGGACTTTCCACGAAATAGGCCTTGCCAGTCGCTTCCCGCCATTCCTGCTTTTGGGCATCGAAGCCCCGGTTGACCACATTGATGCCGCCGTTCTCCCGAAGGCTATAAGTAGCGGTGACGCGGGTCAGTCCTCGTTCGAACGAGTGATCGAGCCGCGCGATTTCGTACCACGCGCCGAGATACCGGGCCGGTTCAAAGCCCTGAACGGGCGAAACGCCTTCGGGGATGCCTGCGCAGCCGGCGAGAAACAGGGTGGACAAAAGTGCCAGCAGTTTCATTGCCCCTGATTCAGCCTAGCGGCCTTAAAGAAGAACCACCCGGAAAACCCGGCAAACGCCATGGCGGCGACCAGGGATGCCCAGACGGGCAGGGTGAAAGGACCAAGGCTTGCCGGCCATCCGGCGGCCAGCGAAACGGCGAGGATGCCGGCCATGACGGCGAATACCCCTCCGCCGAGGAGCAGTGTTCCGCTGATGCCCGATTCAGCGGGGTCCAACCTGAAATCCGCTTCATCCTCCTCTCGCTGTTGGCCGGTTGACTCGGCCTGTCTGAGTTTGAGCGCTTTCTTGCGCGCTTTATCCCGTTCCCGGGCCTTGGCGCTCTGCTGTTTTTTGTAAAGCTCGATGCCCTTGGCGATACCTTGCGCCACCAACTTGGTTTGTTCCTTGGTCTGTCCCGGCTTCTGGATGCTTTTGGCGACCTTGAGCGCTTCTTCCTGGATGTTTTCGTTGATTTGAGTCTGAATCGACGGTCGAGAATCGGTCTTGGACATGGTATTTCAGAAGAATGAATTGAATTTCCTCACGTTAGTCCAGGAATGGGGCGTTTGACAATTGCTTTCACAAAGCGCGCCGGACTCAAACGAGTTGCCGAGGCCATCCCGGAGGTCTATTAATTCAAGATATCGATCATCGGGAGCTTATGACTCGTGATTTCAAAACCCGCAATCGACGCCGAACGGATTCGAAAGGCCATGCAATCGGGTAAGGCCGCCGATGCCGAAAGCGGCGGTTTGCGCTATGTCCGATTCGTTCACGATTTCGAGGACATTGCGCGCGGCACCGTTATCTTCGACCACGGAACCGTTTACGGCTATCCGGCCATCGGACGGCTGCTCGCGCTGCGAACCGGGCTCGCGAAGCAACTCTCCGGTCCTTTCTGGATGGAGGAGAAAATCCACGGTTTCAACATCCGTGTGACCCGGATCGAGGATGGCCTCATCGCCCTGACCCGCGGCGGTTACGTTTGCCCCTTTACCAACGATCGTCTGCCGGATCTGCTCGACACGGCGATTTTCGATGATCAGCCGGATTTGGTGCTGTGCGCCGAAGTCGCGGGGCCGGACAATCCCTACCTGGAGAGCGCGCCGCCGTTCATTACGGAAGACGTGAGGCTGTTCGTATTCGATCTGATGCGGCGGAACAGCCCGCGCTTTCTGCCCCAGGACGAGAAAATGGAGCTGAGCCGCCGGTATGCCTTGCCGTCGGTCGAGATCTTCGGACGCTTCGAAACCAGCGATTTAAAACCCATTTCGGACATCCTGAAGCGGCTTGACGAGGAAGGCCGCGAAGGCGCGGTGTTCAAGGAGGATTCGCCCCGCCAGCGGCGCACCAAGCATGTCACCGGCAGCGCCAATCTTTCGGACATCCGGAACAGCGTCTACAGCCTGCTGGATTTGTCGCCCGAGTATTTCACCAGCCGGATTCTGAGACTGGCATTGTTCGTCGACGAGCAGGAACTGGAAGGGTCAGACGACTTGAACCGGCGGGCCGGAGCGGCATTCCTGGACGGTTTGCAGGAAGCCATCCGCCGGCACCACCGCGAAGGCCGGGTTTCCCATCGCTTCCGCTGCCGTTTCCGCGACCCGGAAAACGCCGGTCATTTGATCCGCTACCTGAAACGGGCTTCGGGCCATGTCCAGATCGTCAAGCGGGACTTGAAGCCGGACGGCGAATTTTGGCTGCTGGAGTTCGACCGGATCTATCCGTCGCTGAACGGTCTATTGAGCGACTGGCTGGCCGGGAAAGTGGTGTTCGATTAAGGTTTCCAGGACGCTGCGAAGGTTTTCCGGCATCAGGATTTTCACACCGACCTTGTCCGCCCATTTCCTAAGGCCCTCGTCGGCGGATATCAGGACGCCGTCCAATTCGTAGGCCAGCAGCAGCACGTCCATGTCCTCGCGGCTGTCGATGATGCCCTGTCGCAGCGCTTCCCGGTAGCGTTCCCTGAGCCGGTTGATGACCCGTCCCGCATCCTGGATTTCGCCGGTGTCGCGGGCGGCCTTGGCGTATTCCTCGGCGATGTGCTGGCCGCGGTCGATGCGCTTGCGCACTTCTTCAATGAGTTCGTAAACGATCTGGGCGGGGATTTGCAGGTTAAACTTGCGCGGCGAGCGAATGCGCACGCTGGCTTCGAACTCCGGCGGCAGCTTGCCCAGGTTCTTCATGAGGCGGAGTTCGTCGTACACCGAGCGTGGTATGAAACATTCCACGGAGGTCCGGCGGACCAGTTCGAGAAAACCGAGGATGGCGCTCGGCGAGTCGATACCGAACTGAGCATAGATGTCCGGATTGGTGAATACGCTGGTGTCGAGGACGAAGCGCTCGGTCATGGCCGCTCCTGCATGGGTTTTAGGGGTTATAGCCAACAAGCTCGGGCACCGTCAACCGTCCGCGCGTGCGGCCGTCGAGCTTCTCAACGCGCCGCCGCCCGGTCGCGCGGTGTGAGCCCGGCGGCGTCCGACTCTGCCGAGGACGGCCGGGAACGGGCAACGCCTGTTTGACCGGGCGGACGGCACGACGCTCCCGTGGCACGCTATATTTTGGGCGCCGGTCCAGAACTCGTGTCATTCACGGCAGTCCATATTTAAGGAAGCCCTGAATAAGGCCTCTGGAAGAGGGTTGGGTGTGGGCTTGTTAGATCACTCAGTTGCACGGGGCCCTTTTCCGAATTGGAGACTTAGTCAGAGCTTCCTTAAGGCGTGAACGGAGGAGACCGAGATGGAGGTTCTTCGTACGGATGTCGCGATCATTGGTGGAGGGCTTGGCGCGTGCGCGGCCGCTCTGGGTGCGGCACGCGCGGGATACCGAGTGGTTCTGACCGAGGAAACACACTGGATCGGCGGTCAGTTGACGAATCAGGCCGTTCCTCCGGATGAGCACCCATGGATCGAAGACTTCGGCGCGACCGCCAGCTATCGGGCACTGCGGAATGGGATTCGCGGGTATTACCGTGCCCATCTGCCGCTCACGCCGGTGGCACGGGCGGAAAAGCATCTTAATCCGGGCAATGGCTGGGTCAGCCGGCTCTGTCACGACCCTCGCATCGCGGTCGCGGTTCTCCACCAGATGATCGCGCCGTATCAGCTCAGCGGCAAAATGTTCGTGATGCACCCGCATCGCCCGATCGCCGCGTGGACCCACGGCGACCGAGTGACCGGAGTGGTCGTCAGGGGGCTGGAATCAGGTCGGGACACCCTGATCGAAGCGTCTTTCTTCATCGATGCGACGCCGCAGGGGGAGTTGCTCGACCTGGCAGGCGTGGAGCATGTCGTGGGAGCCGAGTCGCGTGCCGACACCGGCGAGCCTCACGCGGCCGAGACGGCCGATCCCAAGGATCAGCAGGCGATTACGGTGTGCTTCGCCATGGAGTATCTTCCCGGTGAGGACCATACCATCGACAAGCCGCGGCAATACGAGCTGTGGCGGGATTATCGCCCCCCGAACTGGCCCGGCTCCCTGCTCGGCTGGACCACCAGCCGGCCCGAAACCCACGAGCCGCTCACGCGCTACCTGTTCGAAGCGGAGGATGGTCGGCCGTGGTGGCATTTTCGCCGAATTCTCGATGTCTCCAATTTCGAGCAAGGCTTTGCGGCCAGTGACATCAGCGTGGTCAATTGGCCCCAGAACGATTACTGGTTCGGACCGGTCTGCGGCGTGGACGAAGTGGAGCAGGCACGAAACCTGGAGGCCGCGCGGCAACTCAGCCTCAGTTTGCTCTACTGGCTGCAGACCGAAGCGCCGCGTCCGGACGGGGGCGTCGGCTATCGCGGGCTCCACCTGCGCCGGGATGTGGTCGGCGGAACCGTCGACGGACTCGCGCCGGCGCCTTACATCCGGGAGTCCAGGCGCATCCGTGCCGAGTTCACCGTGCTCGAGCAGCACATCGCACACCCGCTCAGACCCGACGGCCCCGAGTTTTTCGCCGACTCGGTCGGCATCGGCTGCTACCGCATCGATCTCCATCCCCGTACCAGCGGGGCCCGTTATCTGGATCTCGGCTGCTGGCCG containing:
- a CDS encoding FAD-dependent oxidoreductase, which encodes MEVLRTDVAIIGGGLGACAAALGAARAGYRVVLTEETHWIGGQLTNQAVPPDEHPWIEDFGATASYRALRNGIRGYYRAHLPLTPVARAEKHLNPGNGWVSRLCHDPRIAVAVLHQMIAPYQLSGKMFVMHPHRPIAAWTHGDRVTGVVVRGLESGRDTLIEASFFIDATPQGELLDLAGVEHVVGAESRADTGEPHAAETADPKDQQAITVCFAMEYLPGEDHTIDKPRQYELWRDYRPPNWPGSLLGWTTSRPETHEPLTRYLFEAEDGRPWWHFRRILDVSNFEQGFAASDISVVNWPQNDYWFGPVCGVDEVEQARNLEAARQLSLSLLYWLQTEAPRPDGGVGYRGLHLRRDVVGGTVDGLAPAPYIRESRRIRAEFTVLEQHIAHPLRPDGPEFFADSVGIGCYRIDLHPRTSGARYLDLGCWPFQIPLGSLLPVRAENLLPGGKNLGVTQITNGAYRVHHVEWNVGEAAGLLAAFCLERKVLPRSVRSRKTLLDDFQSLLRKQGIPLSWPSLSPL